GATTTTAACCCAGAACACGGCCTGGACCTCAGCTGAAAAAGCACTGAAAAATCTGAAAGAACTGGATGTAATTCATCCAAAAGGGTTGCTGTTACTGGATGATGAACTACTAAAGAGTGCTGTGCGTCCTGCAGGATTCTTAAACCAGAAATCAGCTTATCTCAAGAACATAAGCCAGTTTTTCCACTCACTGAATGGTAGAACGCCCAGCAGAAAAGAAGTTTTAAAAGTCAAAGGTGTGGGGAACGAAACAGCAGATTCCATCCTACTTTACGCATACCATCAACCAGAATTTGTGGTGGATGCATATACCAGGAGGATTCTCAGTCATCTACAAATAATAGATGAGAATATCAACTACCTACAACTTAAAAAGTTGTTTGAGGATAATTTACCCGAAGATGTGCATCTATATCAGGAATATCATGCTCTGATTGTGGAACATGCTAAACGATATTATGGTAGGAAACCCTATAAAGACAACATTTTAAGTGAGACAACATTTTAGTGATTATAAAAATTTTTTTAGATAAAAAATGGATTTATAACACTTAAAATCACGGATAAATTGTTCTTTTCTATTAAAATT
The Methanobacterium sp. Maddingley MBC34 genome window above contains:
- a CDS encoding putative endonuclease III-like protein (PFAM: HhH-GPD superfamily base excision DNA repair protein); amino-acid sequence: MSHLKRIFEKLYHLYGPQGWWPLMDYEGVNPTKTGSLRGYHPLNYDLPETPDEQFEIILGTILTQNTAWTSAEKALKNLKELDVIHPKGLLLLDDELLKSAVRPAGFLNQKSAYLKNISQFFHSLNGRTPSRKEVLKVKGVGNETADSILLYAYHQPEFVVDAYTRRILSHLQIIDENINYLQLKKLFEDNLPEDVHLYQEYHALIVEHAKRYYGRKPYKDNILSETTF